From the genome of Bordetella sp. H567, one region includes:
- a CDS encoding DNA internalization-related competence protein ComEC/Rec2 → MLAFIAAAAGVQTLAILPAIEARLLLAGSVLVSVLLRWRGADAISGRHIHAKRFLRATALCVCTGGCSALYAIERGQSRLDDALPADQENQVARVTFRVVSLAEFGADAVRFDAQVVDAVPSAVPRRLRVSWPLPMRGTATAQRSVMPGQQWRAALVLKRPHAAQNPHAADGEARMFQRNVRATASVRGTPQLLQDEGWRIGMVGVHRARHVLRERMRGLLDHTRYGSVIVALALGDQAGVAREDWQVFNATGITHLVSISGLHVTLVAGLAGSAVAWCWPRLRWRGVCLAERLPAQLAGIAAALDVAWVYCLLAGWGIPARRTFFMLAVAGAAALLRLPLSCSAMLLAAACVVVVLDPWAPIAPGFWLSFGAVGAVLAWGQATRVPAVASAGETALAGAGRWLRGGVQAARLQCVVTLSLMPVLAFLTQQVAVASPLANAVAIPVVSLVVTPLALLCAALCAIPGAAFAAAWAGQAAQWVFGVAMQWVGWLAARDWAVLDVAAPPAALIAVAACGIAWALLPPGMASRRWAWLLILPALCWRPARPADGEWRLTALDVGQGGAVVVETARRTLVFDAGPLHRNGTDGAQRVVWPYLRARGIRRIDTLVVSHGDQDHAGGLDSLLRAVRVDHAYASFDLRARLRRDARVRGLAQEAPPPAEFRSCAAGQAWEADGVRFAFLHPLPAGPRSAPRRADRPAPRRRSDGGTNAGGCVLLIQGRHHAALLPGDVGVVQELRFAHGLPRIHVMMAPHHGSSTSSGAALVDASQADHVIAQVGYLNRFRHPASSVERRWRRAGAVFWRTDHHGAVIAFSGEDGLAVHGQRDRARRYWHAAM, encoded by the coding sequence ATGCTTGCATTTATCGCGGCCGCCGCCGGTGTACAGACCTTGGCCATTTTGCCGGCCATCGAAGCGCGTTTGCTGCTGGCGGGTTCGGTCCTGGTGTCCGTTCTGTTGCGTTGGCGTGGCGCGGATGCGATATCCGGCCGGCATATTCATGCAAAACGATTTCTGCGTGCCACGGCCTTATGTGTTTGCACAGGGGGTTGCAGTGCCTTGTATGCAATCGAGCGCGGCCAGTCGCGCCTGGATGACGCGCTTCCTGCGGACCAGGAAAACCAGGTCGCGCGGGTAACGTTCCGGGTCGTTTCCTTGGCTGAATTCGGGGCTGACGCGGTCAGGTTCGATGCACAGGTCGTGGATGCGGTTCCGTCCGCCGTGCCGCGCCGGCTACGCGTTTCCTGGCCGTTGCCGATGCGCGGCACCGCGACAGCGCAGCGGTCCGTGATGCCGGGCCAGCAGTGGCGCGCGGCATTGGTCTTGAAGCGTCCGCATGCCGCGCAGAATCCCCACGCGGCGGACGGCGAAGCCCGCATGTTCCAGCGCAACGTGCGCGCGACGGCAAGCGTGCGTGGCACGCCGCAATTGCTGCAGGACGAAGGCTGGCGCATCGGCATGGTCGGCGTGCATCGCGCGCGGCACGTGCTGCGCGAGCGCATGCGCGGGCTGCTGGATCACACCCGATATGGCTCCGTCATCGTTGCCCTGGCACTGGGCGACCAGGCCGGCGTGGCGCGCGAGGATTGGCAGGTCTTCAACGCAACGGGCATCACGCACCTGGTGTCCATCAGTGGATTGCACGTCACGCTGGTGGCGGGCTTGGCAGGCAGTGCCGTTGCGTGGTGCTGGCCGCGGCTGCGGTGGCGGGGCGTATGCCTGGCGGAAAGGCTGCCGGCGCAACTGGCGGGAATCGCCGCGGCGTTGGACGTGGCGTGGGTGTATTGCCTGTTGGCAGGGTGGGGCATACCGGCGCGGCGCACCTTCTTCATGCTCGCCGTCGCGGGCGCCGCGGCGCTGCTGAGGCTACCGCTGTCGTGCAGCGCGATGCTGCTCGCGGCCGCCTGCGTGGTTGTCGTCCTCGATCCCTGGGCGCCGATCGCCCCGGGGTTCTGGCTATCCTTCGGTGCCGTTGGCGCCGTGTTGGCTTGGGGGCAGGCCACGCGTGTGCCCGCGGTTGCGAGCGCCGGCGAGACCGCCCTCGCCGGGGCAGGGCGCTGGCTGCGTGGCGGCGTGCAGGCGGCCCGTTTGCAGTGTGTGGTGACGCTCAGCCTGATGCCGGTTCTGGCCTTCCTGACGCAGCAGGTCGCCGTCGCCTCGCCGCTTGCCAACGCGGTCGCGATTCCGGTCGTGAGTCTGGTGGTCACGCCCTTGGCGCTGCTGTGCGCCGCGTTGTGCGCGATTCCCGGCGCCGCATTTGCCGCGGCGTGGGCGGGGCAAGCGGCGCAGTGGGTGTTCGGCGTGGCGATGCAATGGGTAGGCTGGCTCGCCGCCCGCGATTGGGCCGTCCTCGATGTGGCGGCGCCGCCGGCCGCGTTGATTGCCGTGGCGGCATGCGGCATCGCGTGGGCCTTGCTGCCGCCCGGCATGGCGTCGCGCCGCTGGGCCTGGCTGCTGATACTGCCCGCGCTGTGCTGGCGGCCGGCGCGGCCCGCCGATGGCGAATGGCGACTGACCGCGCTGGATGTAGGCCAGGGCGGCGCGGTCGTCGTGGAAACGGCGCGGCGGACCCTGGTTTTCGATGCGGGACCGCTACATCGCAATGGAACGGACGGGGCGCAGCGGGTGGTGTGGCCCTATCTCAGGGCGCGGGGCATCAGGCGCATCGATACGCTGGTGGTGTCGCATGGGGATCAGGATCATGCCGGCGGCCTGGACAGCCTGCTGCGCGCGGTGCGGGTGGACCACGCGTATGCCTCTTTCGATCTGCGCGCGCGTTTGCGCCGGGACGCCCGCGTACGTGGGCTGGCCCAGGAGGCACCGCCCCCGGCGGAGTTCCGGTCTTGCGCGGCGGGGCAGGCATGGGAAGCGGATGGGGTGCGCTTCGCCTTCCTGCATCCCTTGCCGGCGGGCCCGCGGTCGGCGCCCCGGCGTGCCGACCGCCCCGCGCCGCGCCGGCGATCCGACGGGGGCACCAACGCCGGCGGCTGTGTGCTGCTCATTCAGGGACGCCATCACGCCGCCTTGTTGCCCGGGGACGTCGGTGTCGTCCAGGAGCTCCGCTTTGCCCATGGCCTGCCGCGCATTCATGTGATGATGGCTCCGCATCACGGCTCATCCACCTCATCCGGCGCCGCGCTGGTCGACGCCTCGCAAGCGGATCACGTCATCGCGCAAGTGGGCTATCTGAACCGCTTCCGCCATCCTGCTTCATCCGTTGAACGGCGCTGGCGCCGCGCCGGGGCGGTTTTTTGGCGTACGGACCATCATGGCGCGGTCATCGCATTTTCAGGCGAGGACGGCCTGGCGGTGCACG
- a CDS encoding DUF4148 domain-containing protein, protein MKIKTVATALILSFAAVGAAQAQTPRGDSDNQPFQGVYGQDQASASRSQVLAELQQARTVGLTGNNGDIDNVPFAAQQDSGVTRAQVAANVDHGNSTTDIAFGDIDNQPFQGA, encoded by the coding sequence ATGAAAATCAAGACCGTCGCCACCGCACTGATTTTGTCGTTTGCCGCCGTCGGCGCCGCCCAGGCTCAGACGCCCCGCGGCGATTCGGACAACCAGCCCTTCCAGGGCGTCTACGGACAGGACCAGGCCAGTGCCAGCCGCAGCCAGGTACTGGCCGAGCTGCAACAAGCCCGTACTGTCGGACTGACCGGCAACAACGGTGACATCGATAACGTGCCCTTCGCCGCGCAGCAGGACAGCGGCGTGACGCGCGCGCAAGTCGCCGCGAATGTCGACCACGGCAATAGCACCACGGATATCGCTTTTGGCGACATCGACAATCAGCCGTTCCAAGGCGCCTGA
- a CDS encoding TatD family hydrolase, producing MLIDTHCHLDAQEFDPDRTQVIAQAAEAGVRAVVIPAIGRGNFQAVRDLAHAMPGGAYALGIHPLYVGAAWDDDLALLRHAVEAAMDDPRFVAIGEIGLDFFVKEIASGEARDKQERYYAAQLDLAVEFGLPVLLHVRRSQDIVLKHLRRHRGRLGGIAHAFNGSEQQAQGFVELGFALGIGGAMTFPRALQIRRHAQHLGLEHLVLETDAPDIPPAWLHAPDRRNTPAQVAGVAQALAELRGSDAMSVAAGTAATALRVLPRLVPVVA from the coding sequence ATGCTGATCGACACCCACTGCCATCTTGACGCCCAGGAGTTCGACCCGGACCGTACCCAGGTCATAGCCCAGGCGGCCGAAGCCGGCGTGCGGGCGGTCGTGATACCCGCCATCGGGCGCGGGAACTTCCAGGCCGTGCGCGACCTGGCGCACGCGATGCCCGGCGGCGCTTATGCGCTGGGCATCCATCCCCTCTACGTGGGCGCCGCCTGGGATGACGATCTCGCCCTCCTGCGCCATGCCGTCGAAGCGGCAATGGACGATCCGCGCTTTGTCGCGATCGGCGAGATCGGTCTCGACTTCTTTGTCAAGGAAATCGCCAGCGGCGAAGCGCGCGACAAGCAGGAACGCTACTACGCGGCTCAACTGGATCTGGCCGTCGAATTCGGTTTGCCGGTACTGCTGCATGTGCGGCGTTCGCAGGACATCGTATTGAAGCATCTGCGGCGGCATCGCGGGCGGCTCGGCGGCATCGCGCATGCCTTCAATGGCAGCGAGCAGCAAGCGCAGGGTTTCGTCGAGCTGGGCTTTGCCCTGGGCATAGGCGGCGCCATGACCTTTCCCCGCGCCTTGCAGATCAGGCGGCACGCGCAGCACCTGGGGCTGGAGCATCTTGTCCTGGAAACGGATGCGCCGGACATCCCGCCCGCCTGGCTGCATGCGCCGGATCGTCGCAATACGCCCGCCCAGGTTGCCGGCGTGGCGCAGGCGTTGGCCGAATTGCGCGGGTCCGACGCGATGTCCGTGGCGGCGGGCACGGCGGCCACCGCCTTGCGTGTGTTGCCGCGGCTGGTGCCCGTCGTGGCCTGA
- a CDS encoding ABC transporter ATP-binding protein, translating into MTDYALHAENLTKVYDEGPARIEVLRDVSVSIRRGEMLAIVGASGSGKSTLLHILGLLDVPTHGTVIVDGVDASGLAERAKSTLRNRSLGFVYQFHHLLAEFSALDNVAMPLIVRRMDRESAREQAQAVLEQVGLAPRALHFPGQLSGGERQRVALARALVTRPVCVLADEPTGNLDRNTAHSMFELLTRVNKESGTAFAIVTHDRELAGRADRQLAMEQGRLV; encoded by the coding sequence ATGACTGACTACGCGCTGCATGCGGAAAACCTGACCAAGGTCTACGACGAAGGGCCCGCGCGCATCGAAGTGCTGCGGGATGTCAGCGTGTCGATCCGGCGCGGCGAAATGTTGGCCATCGTCGGCGCCTCGGGTTCCGGCAAGAGCACCTTGCTGCATATCCTGGGGCTGCTCGATGTGCCCACGCACGGGACGGTTATCGTCGATGGCGTGGATGCCTCCGGGCTGGCGGAACGTGCCAAGAGCACGCTGCGCAATCGCAGCCTGGGCTTCGTCTATCAGTTTCATCACCTGCTGGCCGAGTTCTCCGCGCTGGACAACGTCGCCATGCCGCTGATCGTGCGGCGCATGGACAGGGAGAGCGCTCGCGAGCAGGCCCAGGCGGTGCTCGAACAGGTCGGCCTGGCGCCGCGGGCGCTGCATTTTCCCGGCCAGTTGTCCGGCGGCGAACGCCAACGTGTGGCCCTGGCACGCGCCCTGGTGACGCGTCCGGTATGCGTGCTGGCGGACGAACCCACGGGCAATCTGGATCGCAATACGGCCCACAGCATGTTCGAACTGCTGACCCGCGTGAACAAGGAATCGGGTACGGCCTTTGCTATCGTCACCCACGACCGTGAGCTGGCTGGCCGCGCTGATCGACAACTCGCCATGGAGCAGGGCCGTCTGGTGTAG
- a CDS encoding lipoprotein-releasing ABC transporter permease subunit yields MARIRQRRGRRDRFISFIAASSMAGIALGVAALIIVLSVMNGFQRDVRDRMLSVLPHIELYVPGGNPDHILAQWQALAKAAERNKEVRAAAPFVAAQGMLVRGQALRGVQVRGIDPQIEGHVSDIPRQMVAGKLDDLKPGSFGVVLGRDLASDLGLQVGDTVLLLAPQASISPAGFAPRMRQFTVVGVFSSGHYEYDSSLAFIDDEDAAKVFRDSGTAGVRLRIEDMQRAPQVAAELSKELPPYVMASDWTRNNRTWFAAVQTEKRMMFLILALIVAVAAFNLLSSLVMAVKDKQSDIAILRTLGANPGEVARIFLVQGALIGVVGTLLGVLGGMLIAYNIETIVPFIEHLLGVHFLPRQIYFISELPSDPEMTDIVTIGITSLVLSLLATLYPSWRASRLQPAQVLRHD; encoded by the coding sequence ATGGCCCGTATCCGCCAGCGTCGCGGCCGCCGCGACAGGTTCATCTCGTTTATCGCCGCCAGTTCGATGGCGGGTATCGCCCTGGGCGTCGCCGCGCTGATCATCGTATTGTCGGTGATGAACGGCTTCCAGCGGGATGTGCGCGATCGCATGTTGTCGGTGCTGCCGCATATCGAGCTGTACGTGCCCGGCGGCAATCCGGACCACATCCTGGCGCAGTGGCAGGCGCTGGCGAAGGCGGCCGAGCGCAACAAGGAAGTGCGCGCGGCGGCGCCGTTCGTGGCCGCCCAGGGCATGCTGGTACGGGGCCAAGCCCTGCGCGGCGTGCAGGTGCGCGGTATCGATCCGCAAATCGAGGGCCATGTGTCGGATATTCCGCGCCAGATGGTGGCCGGCAAGCTCGATGACCTCAAGCCGGGCTCCTTCGGCGTGGTGCTCGGCCGCGACCTGGCGTCGGATCTGGGGCTGCAGGTTGGCGATACGGTGCTGCTGCTCGCGCCGCAGGCGTCGATCAGTCCGGCCGGTTTCGCTCCGCGCATGCGGCAGTTCACGGTGGTGGGCGTGTTTTCTTCCGGGCACTACGAATACGATTCGTCCCTGGCCTTCATCGACGACGAGGACGCCGCCAAGGTGTTCCGCGACAGCGGTACGGCAGGGGTGCGGCTGCGCATCGAGGACATGCAGCGGGCGCCCCAGGTGGCTGCCGAACTCTCCAAGGAATTGCCGCCCTACGTCATGGCCAGCGACTGGACGCGCAATAACCGTACATGGTTCGCGGCCGTGCAGACGGAAAAGCGGATGATGTTCCTGATCCTGGCGCTGATCGTCGCCGTTGCGGCTTTCAACCTGTTGTCCTCATTGGTCATGGCGGTGAAGGACAAGCAGTCGGACATCGCCATCCTGCGCACGCTCGGCGCCAATCCGGGCGAAGTCGCGCGCATTTTCCTGGTGCAGGGGGCGCTGATCGGGGTCGTCGGGACGCTGCTGGGCGTGTTGGGCGGCATGCTGATCGCCTACAACATCGAGACCATCGTGCCGTTCATCGAGCACCTGCTCGGCGTACATTTCCTGCCGCGCCAGATCTATTTCATCAGCGAGCTTCCTTCGGATCCGGAGATGACCGACATCGTCACCATCGGCATCACATCGCTGGTGCTATCGCTGCTGGCCACGCTTTATCCGAGCTGGCGCGCGTCGCGCCTGCAACCTGCCCAGGTGCTGCGCCATGACTGA